The proteins below are encoded in one region of Cetobacterium somerae ATCC BAA-474:
- the atpG gene encoding ATP synthase F1 subunit gamma — translation MAGTREIKNRIKSVQSTHQITKAMEIVSTTKFKKYSTIVAQSKPYSESIAKILQNIAAGVKSEKHPLFDGRDDVKKVGVIVMCSDRGLAGSFNSNTLKALERLIAENSGKQVSVIAVGKKAKEYCAKRNYDVKAEYIQLIPETMFDKAKEISENIVEYYYNNIFDEVYVIYNKFISALVSDLTVSKLIPIERAEGSENKAYIFEPSPEEILSSLLPKYLNIELYKALLDNTASEHSARKNAMKSATDNAEDMIKGLTLEYNRRRQASITQEISEIVGGAAALN, via the coding sequence ATGGCTGGAACTAGAGAGATAAAAAATAGAATAAAAAGTGTTCAGTCTACTCACCAAATTACAAAGGCCATGGAAATTGTTTCGACTACAAAATTTAAAAAGTATTCAACAATAGTAGCTCAATCAAAGCCATATTCAGAAAGTATAGCTAAAATATTACAAAATATTGCAGCTGGTGTAAAAAGTGAAAAACATCCACTTTTTGATGGTAGAGATGATGTAAAAAAAGTTGGAGTTATTGTTATGTGTTCAGATAGAGGACTAGCAGGAAGTTTCAACAGTAATACATTAAAAGCACTAGAAAGATTGATTGCTGAAAATAGTGGGAAACAGGTCTCTGTAATTGCAGTTGGAAAGAAAGCTAAAGAATACTGTGCAAAGAGAAATTACGATGTAAAGGCTGAGTATATACAACTAATTCCTGAAACGATGTTTGATAAAGCGAAAGAAATTAGTGAAAACATTGTTGAATATTACTATAACAACATTTTTGATGAAGTGTACGTAATATATAACAAGTTTATATCAGCTTTAGTAAGTGATCTAACAGTAAGTAAATTAATTCCTATAGAAAGAGCTGAGGGAAGTGAGAATAAAGCTTATATATTTGAGCCGTCTCCAGAAGAGATTTTATCATCTCTATTACCAAAGTATTTAAATATAGAGTTATATAAAGCTTTACTAGATAATACTGCAAGTGAGCATTCTGCAAGAAAAAATGCAATGAAAAGTGCAACGGATAACGCTGAAGATATGATAAAGGGATTAACTTTAGAATATAATAGAAGAAGACAAGCATCGATAACTCAAGAGATATCTGAAATTGTTGGAGGAGCAGCAGCGTTAAATTAA
- the atpA gene encoding F0F1 ATP synthase subunit alpha: MKIRPEEVSNIIKTEIENYKKSLDVKTSGSVLEVGDGIARIYGLSSAKAGELLEFPNGITGMVLNLEEDNVGAVILGDYTKIKEGDEVKATGRIASVPAGESLLGRVVNALGEPIDGKGEIKFEKYMEIERKASGIISRKPVSEPLQTGIKSIDGMVPIGRGQRELIIGDRQTGKTAVAIDAILNQKNTGVKCIYVAIGQKRSTVAQIVKRLEDAGAMEYTIVVAATASESAPLQYLAPYSGVAMGEYFMDKGEAVLIVYDDLSKHAVAYREMSLLLKRPPGREAYPGDVFYLHSRLLERAAKLSDELGGGSITALPIIETQAGDVSAYIPTNVISITDGQIFLDAQLFNSGFRPAINAGISVSRVGGSAQIKAMKQVAAKVKLELAQYTELLTFAQFGSDLDKATKAQLERGHRIMEVLKQPQYSPYPVEEQVVSFYTVINGFLDDIAIADVRRFEKELITEMRNTTTILDEIVEKKSLDKDLEAKIVEAIVAFKKNFN, translated from the coding sequence TTGAAAATCAGACCAGAAGAAGTAAGTAATATAATCAAAACTGAGATCGAGAATTACAAAAAGAGTCTTGATGTCAAAACTTCAGGTTCTGTATTAGAAGTAGGAGACGGTATCGCTAGAATCTACGGATTAAGCAGTGCAAAAGCGGGAGAGCTTTTAGAGTTTCCTAACGGAATAACAGGAATGGTTCTAAACCTAGAAGAGGATAACGTTGGAGCAGTTATACTAGGGGACTATACAAAGATTAAAGAGGGAGACGAGGTTAAGGCTACAGGAAGAATTGCCTCAGTTCCAGCTGGAGAATCTTTGTTAGGAAGAGTAGTTAACGCTTTAGGAGAGCCAATTGATGGAAAAGGTGAAATAAAGTTTGAGAAATACATGGAGATAGAAAGAAAAGCTTCTGGTATTATCTCAAGAAAACCAGTATCTGAGCCTTTACAAACAGGTATCAAATCAATAGATGGAATGGTACCTATTGGTAGAGGACAAAGAGAGCTTATTATCGGAGATAGACAAACTGGTAAAACAGCAGTTGCTATTGACGCAATCTTAAATCAAAAAAATACAGGAGTAAAATGTATCTACGTTGCAATAGGTCAAAAAAGATCAACAGTTGCTCAGATCGTTAAGAGATTAGAAGATGCAGGAGCTATGGAATATACTATAGTTGTTGCAGCAACAGCTTCTGAGTCAGCTCCTTTACAATATTTAGCACCATATTCAGGAGTAGCTATGGGAGAATACTTCATGGATAAAGGTGAAGCAGTTTTAATAGTTTACGATGATCTTTCAAAGCATGCGGTAGCATATAGAGAAATGTCTTTATTATTAAAAAGACCACCTGGAAGAGAAGCTTATCCAGGAGACGTATTCTATCTTCACTCAAGATTACTTGAGAGAGCTGCAAAGTTATCAGATGAATTAGGTGGAGGATCAATAACTGCCCTACCAATAATCGAAACTCAAGCAGGAGACGTATCAGCGTATATCCCTACAAACGTTATTTCGATAACAGATGGACAGATATTCCTTGATGCACAACTATTTAACTCTGGATTTAGACCAGCAATCAATGCCGGAATATCTGTATCAAGAGTTGGAGGATCTGCACAAATTAAAGCTATGAAACAAGTTGCTGCTAAAGTTAAGTTAGAATTAGCTCAATATACAGAGTTATTAACATTTGCACAGTTTGGATCAGATTTAGATAAAGCTACAAAAGCTCAATTAGAAAGAGGGCACAGAATTATGGAAGTTTTAAAACAACCACAATACAGTCCTTATCCAGTTGAAGAGCAAGTTGTATCATTCTATACTGTAATCAATGGATTCTTAGATGATATCGCTATTGCAGATGTAAGAAGATTCGAAAAAGAATTAATTACTGAAATGAGAAATACAACAACTATTTTAGATGAGATCGTTGAGAAGAAAAGCTTAGATAAAGATCTTGAGGCTAAAATTGTAGAAGCTATAGTAGCATTTAAAAAGAATTTTAATTAA
- the atpH gene encoding ATP synthase F1 subunit delta, whose protein sequence is MIGNQIGKRYAEAIYEVAVQKNEVKSIYDVLNATMELYKTDVDFRNFITHPLIKESEKKETLKKIFSDSNEGVEILFYILEKGRIAQIREIVAEYVKLDYAKNQILDVEATFAVALSDEQKEKLSKNLENKTGKKIKLVVNVDKSLIGGGIIKIGDEVTDGSIRRQLETLTQK, encoded by the coding sequence ATGATAGGAAACCAAATTGGTAAAAGATATGCAGAAGCAATATATGAAGTTGCTGTGCAAAAAAATGAAGTTAAATCAATATATGATGTATTAAATGCGACTATGGAGCTTTATAAAACAGATGTTGATTTTAGAAACTTTATAACTCATCCTCTAATTAAAGAGAGTGAGAAAAAAGAAACTTTAAAGAAAATTTTCTCAGACTCTAATGAAGGAGTAGAAATTCTTTTCTATATTTTAGAAAAAGGAAGAATTGCACAAATTAGAGAGATTGTAGCAGAGTATGTTAAGTTAGATTATGCAAAAAATCAAATTTTAGATGTGGAAGCTACATTTGCAGTTGCTTTAAGCGATGAGCAAAAAGAGAAACTTTCTAAAAATCTTGAAAATAAAACAGGTAAAAAGATAAAGCTAGTAGTTAATGTGGATAAATCTCTAATAGGTGGAGGAATTATCAAAATAGGTGATGAGGTAACAGACGGAAGTATCCGTAGACAATTAGAAACTCTAACACAAAAATAA
- the atpF gene encoding F0F1 ATP synthase subunit B — MAPTNMPAVSIDINMFWQIINFFILVFIFNKYFKAPLMKLMDTRKEKIAAEFSEAQKNNEDAALKNKEAQKILKDAKDEATKIVQLAEKKADERKEIIISEATVQRDKMLKSAELEIQKMKHAAKKELEVEMNQLAVTLAEKIIKENLNSDLEAALADKFIDEVGGVK; from the coding sequence TTGGCACCAACAAATATGCCTGCAGTATCGATAGATATTAACATGTTTTGGCAAATAATAAACTTCTTCATTTTAGTGTTTATATTTAATAAATACTTTAAAGCTCCATTAATGAAGTTAATGGATACAAGAAAAGAGAAGATTGCAGCTGAATTCTCAGAAGCTCAAAAGAACAACGAGGATGCTGCATTAAAAAATAAAGAAGCTCAAAAAATATTAAAAGATGCTAAAGATGAAGCTACAAAAATAGTTCAATTAGCAGAGAAAAAAGCTGATGAAAGAAAAGAGATTATCATTTCTGAAGCGACTGTTCAAAGAGACAAAATGCTTAAATCAGCAGAGCTAGAAATTCAAAAGATGAAACATGCAGCTAAGAAAGAGCTAGAGGTTGAAATGAACCAATTAGCAGTAACATTAGCTGAGAAGATAATAAAAGAGAATTTAAACTCTGATTTAGAAGCTGCCCTAGCTGACAAATTTATAGATGAGGTAGGGGGAGTAAAATGA
- the atpE gene encoding ATP synthase F0 subunit C, translating into MDLMLAKTIVLAASAVGAGCGMIAGIGPGVGQGYAAGKAVEAVARQPEAKGDIISTMVLGQAVSESTGIYSLVIALILLYANPFVGMLG; encoded by the coding sequence ATGGATTTAATGTTAGCAAAAACTATAGTATTAGCAGCATCAGCAGTAGGAGCAGGATGTGGAATGATCGCAGGTATAGGACCAGGAGTTGGACAAGGATACGCAGCTGGTAAAGCAGTTGAGGCAGTAGCTAGACAACCAGAAGCTAAAGGAGATATCATTTCTACAATGGTACTTGGACAAGCGGTATCAGAGTCAACAGGTATCTATTCATTAGTAATTGCACTAATCTTATTATACGCTAACCCATTCGTAGGAATGTTAGGATAA
- the atpB gene encoding F0F1 ATP synthase subunit A — MRIGPIEFITPPLVEGPAVMFYVPLPHFLHQIPFSMEYADGKFGLPVTITVISTWFVILVLTLLFKMGTKKLEMIPGRAQVAAESVYDFLHGIIHQMLGGWTAKYFSYLATLFLFILGCNLLMFAPIPWGSFEDGVFAIAPAFRAPTADLNTTVGLAMLTTATFLGTSIKLNGILGYFKGLLEPMPFMLPINLVGELAKPTNISIRLFGNMFAGMVIMGLIYKAAPMVIPAPLHLYFDIFSGVVQSFVFLMLSMVYIQGSLGDAECPDDK; from the coding sequence ATGAGAATAGGACCAATAGAGTTTATTACCCCACCATTAGTAGAAGGACCTGCAGTAATGTTTTACGTGCCATTACCACACTTTTTACATCAAATTCCATTTTCTATGGAATATGCTGATGGAAAGTTTGGATTACCAGTTACAATAACTGTAATAAGTACATGGTTTGTAATATTAGTGTTAACACTTTTATTTAAAATGGGAACAAAAAAATTAGAAATGATTCCAGGAAGGGCACAAGTTGCTGCTGAATCAGTTTACGATTTTCTACATGGTATTATTCATCAAATGTTAGGAGGATGGACAGCAAAGTATTTCTCATACCTAGCTACATTATTTTTATTTATACTAGGATGTAACTTACTTATGTTTGCACCAATTCCTTGGGGAAGCTTCGAAGATGGAGTGTTTGCTATAGCACCTGCATTTAGAGCACCGACAGCAGATCTTAATACAACAGTTGGATTAGCGATGTTAACTACAGCTACATTCTTAGGAACTAGCATAAAATTAAATGGTATACTAGGATATTTTAAAGGATTACTAGAGCCAATGCCGTTTATGTTACCTATTAATCTAGTAGGAGAACTAGCAAAACCAACAAATATTTCTATACGTTTGTTTGGAAATATGTTTGCGGGAATGGTAATAATGGGGCTTATTTATAAAGCGGCACCAATGGTTATTCCAGCACCGTTACATCTTTATTTTGATATATTTAGTGGAGTAGTACAAAGTTTTGTATTCTTAATGCTAAGTATGGTATATATTCAAGGTTCATTAGGGGATGCAGAGTGTCCCGATGATAAATAA
- a CDS encoding ATP synthase subunit I, whose product MDELKKIIKRGIITAVVVLIYGVLSGNKYVYMGMFSGAILSVVGFYMICLDAKASLASNSPFKVGVIGYLKRYFLYGIFLALATKFYGFPMLVSGVIGLLNIKINILAITLFNNIKKFKSKYLK is encoded by the coding sequence ATGGATGAGTTAAAAAAAATAATAAAACGTGGAATTATAACTGCAGTGGTAGTTTTAATATACGGAGTTTTATCAGGAAATAAATACGTTTATATGGGTATGTTTTCGGGAGCAATTTTATCAGTAGTTGGGTTTTATATGATATGTCTTGATGCAAAAGCAAGCTTAGCTTCAAACTCTCCATTTAAAGTTGGAGTAATAGGATATTTGAAAAGATATTTTTTATACGGGATATTTCTAGCACTGGCTACAAAATTTTATGGTTTTCCAATGTTAGTTAGTGGAGTTATAGGATTACTAAATATTAAAATTAATATATTAGCTATAACTTTATTTAACAATATAAAAAAGTTTAAATCTAAGTATTTAAAATAA
- a CDS encoding AtpZ/AtpI family protein: protein MVFFNKDFMHYFSLLGFLGFLIVGNIGVFILIYKLIEKYFFKSTPLFIFFVIVGVFSAFYNAYKLIMKK from the coding sequence ATGGTGTTTTTTAATAAAGATTTTATGCATTATTTTTCACTACTTGGATTTTTAGGATTTCTAATAGTTGGGAATATAGGCGTTTTTATTCTCATATACAAGTTAATAGAAAAATATTTTTTTAAAAGCACACCATTATTTATTTTTTTCGTTATAGTAGGTGTATTTAGTGCATTTTATAACGCTTATAAATTGATAATGAAAAAATAA
- a CDS encoding class I SAM-dependent DNA methyltransferase: MYYKNFSKVYDKFMQHCDYDQWANLIKDKIKESGVEGKKLLDLGCGTGETLLRLKDDFDCSGLDLSADMLTIANKKLKNKNVKLFLGDMREFSTGETYDIIVSLFDTVNHLTSLEDLDDLMNSIYSNLNPGGIYIFDVINREFMDKMFPGGVYYDDRKDMTIIWEHFRDEDLDIVEAVYFVKNRAGHYEKLKELYEKRIFEEFEIRKIIEKNNLNLLSIGKNDRIAGERFFYMVKK, encoded by the coding sequence ATGTATTATAAAAATTTTTCAAAAGTTTATGATAAGTTTATGCAACATTGCGATTATGATCAGTGGGCTAATTTAATAAAGGATAAAATTAAAGAATCTGGCGTTGAAGGTAAAAAGTTATTAGATTTAGGATGTGGAACAGGAGAAACCCTTCTTAGATTAAAAGATGATTTTGATTGTTCAGGATTAGATTTATCAGCAGATATGCTAACAATAGCTAATAAAAAATTAAAAAATAAAAATGTTAAATTATTTTTAGGAGATATGAGAGAGTTTAGTACAGGTGAAACTTATGATATAATAGTGTCACTTTTTGATACAGTGAATCATTTAACATCACTTGAAGATCTAGATGACTTAATGAACTCTATTTATTCTAATTTGAATCCAGGTGGGATTTATATTTTTGATGTTATAAATAGAGAGTTTATGGATAAAATGTTTCCAGGTGGAGTGTATTATGACGATAGAAAAGATATGACTATTATTTGGGAGCATTTTAGAGATGAAGACTTAGATATTGTTGAAGCAGTATACTTTGTTAAAAATAGAGCAGGACATTATGAAAAACTAAAAGAACTATATGAAAAGAGAATATTTGAAGAGTTCGAAATTAGAAAAATTATTGAAAAAAATAATTTAAACTTGTTAAGTATTGGTAAAAATGATAGAATAGCAGGGGAAAGATTTTTTTACATGGTAAAAAAATAA
- a CDS encoding phosphoglucosamine mutase: LMDNVEEITKDPIAGDEVGRFTYAEDEYYLYRDHVVSTVKGDFSGMKIILDAANGSAYRVAKEVFLALGAEIVIINDAPNGKNINVRCGSTHPEILSKVVMGYEADLGLAYDGDADRLIAIDKNGNIIDGDKIIAVLALGMKDRGELKNNQVVTTVMSNMGFENYLSNKGIHLIRANVGDRYVLEKMKELNVNIGGEQSGHIILSDFGTTGDGVLTSVKLVEAIRDSGKSLDELVGEIVDWPQLLINVRVDNSKKNLWNKNEVIVKFIQEKELEMAGLGRVLVRTSGTEPIVRVMVEGKEMATVDKVAKEIAAVVEKELI; this comes from the coding sequence CTAATGGATAATGTGGAAGAAATAACTAAAGACCCTATTGCTGGAGATGAAGTTGGAAGATTTACTTATGCAGAGGATGAATATTATCTTTACAGAGATCACGTTGTTTCAACAGTAAAAGGTGATTTCTCAGGTATGAAAATTATTTTAGATGCAGCTAATGGATCAGCTTATAGAGTAGCAAAAGAGGTATTTTTAGCTTTAGGAGCAGAGATAGTTATAATAAATGATGCTCCAAACGGTAAAAATATAAATGTTAGATGTGGATCAACACATCCAGAGATATTATCTAAAGTTGTTATGGGGTACGAAGCAGATTTAGGATTAGCTTATGATGGAGATGCTGACAGATTAATTGCTATAGATAAAAATGGAAACATAATTGATGGAGATAAGATTATTGCTGTATTAGCTCTAGGAATGAAAGACAGAGGAGAACTAAAAAATAATCAAGTTGTAACAACTGTTATGAGTAATATGGGATTTGAAAACTATTTATCAAATAAGGGAATTCATTTAATAAGAGCTAATGTTGGAGATAGATATGTTCTTGAAAAAATGAAAGAACTTAATGTAAATATAGGTGGAGAGCAATCAGGACATATAATATTATCAGATTTTGGAACTACAGGAGATGGAGTATTAACATCTGTTAAATTGGTAGAAGCTATAAGAGATTCAGGAAAATCACTAGATGAACTAGTAGGAGAAATAGTAGATTGGCCACAACTATTAATAAACGTTAGAGTAGATAATAGTAAAAAAAATCTATGGAATAAAAATGAAGTGATAGTTAAGTTTATACAAGAAAAAGAGCTAGAGATGGCAGGTTTAGGAAGAGTATTAGTAAGAACATCTGGAACAGAACCAATAGTAAGAGTAATGGTTGAAGGAAAAGAGATGGCAACAGTGGACAAAGTGGCAAAAGAGATTGCTGCAGTTGTTGAAAAAGAGTTAATTTAG